The genomic stretch CATTTTCTTGAAGGTGATGCAAAAGCGCATGATTTTTTGAAAAACGCTAAAGACAAAGCGGTTATTTGTGATATTATTGTAAATGAAGTTATATATATTTTAATGAAACAATACGTTGTCAATAGATACGATTTAAAACACTACGATGCTATTGATCATCTCAAGAAACCAGATATTTTCCAGGAAGCATTTGACAATGCGCTTGTTTTTATAAAATTGATAAAAGCCATTGATTGCGAAGTACTACCCGATGCGAGATACTTTGAAATGATGGATATTATGGGAAAATATAACCTTCTTCCGAATGATGCTTTGATCGCTGCGACATGCAGAGCCTATGGAATATCCAGGGTTGCATCTTTTGACAGCGATTTAAAAAATTTGGATTTCATAGAGCTTATTGAATTATAATTAAAAGTCATTGTATGGATTGAGCAGACACTGGAGTCCGGGGGGTGTTAGGGGAAGGTGAGAATAACATCTGAAACGCCTACCACCACTTCATGCTCTCCCTGAACCTCGTCACCCTCTCCCCCGCATCCGGCTTCCTGAACACATAGAGGTGCTCATGCCCTATCAGATAGAAGTCATATTTTTTCCCGAACCACTTCTCCCTTGTGCTCTTCATCTTCCACTGCAGCTTGATTATATCCTCGCGCAGGATGAGCCCTGCCTCAAGAAAGCTCATCAGCACCCGCGGCGTGATGGGCACGAAATGCTTGTTGCGCCGCGTATCGCCTATCAGGATGGCGCAGTGCTTATTGGGCTTGAGCACGCGCATGCATTCAAGCGCGACTTTCCGCATCTCCTCGGCAAACTCAGCGATGTTGTGCACGCTTGAAAGCCGAAACTTCGGCTTGCGCAGTGTTGGGGTATGCTTTGCATACCCCTCGTTTGATAAAAAGGTCGCCCTCGCGATCATGGGAATAGGGGATGATGCTGGCATAGGGAGGGTGGGTGGCGATGAGGTCAACGGACTCGCTCTCTATCAGGTCAAGCGAGCGCGCGTCTCCCGTGTATGTCCTGATCTCAGGTACTTTATACTCGGCATCCAGCGGCTTGTAAACAAAATCCAGCCTGTTGCGCGCCACCATGACAGCATCCGGGTTGATATCCACACCCACGGGGCGCCAGGAGCTTGCATTCCACCAGAGTTGTGCCTGAGCCCATCATCCCGAGTCGCGCCTCGGGAGGGCGCAGACACGTCAACCGTTGCGCCAGTTGACGTCGCACACACGTATGGCTCCGCCATACGTGGATATCGCTGCGCGATATGCCCGCAGGGCATACGTGGATTCCCGCTTACGGTCAAGCACATGCTCGCCGGGCTGTGTATAGCGCAAAATGAGGTTGCGCGGGATGTATGGCGACCAGTTGCCCCTGTAATTCCCCACGTGCGTGGCCCAGTCGCCGCGGTCGGGGAAGGACCAGACTGTGGTGGTTTCGGGGGTGAAGGTGGAGGGGGCAAAATTTGAGATCGTCCACTTCGGCTGGAGTTTTATTTTTGTTTCCCCGATTTCCACTTCCGTGTGGGATTGGAGGAAATGTTTGTAGTCAGTCCTTGTGATCTCGAACAAGGATCGATATTGATATGATTACTAATATATAAATTAATATGATCTAATTATGTGAATATAATTAAGTTGGAAGTAAGGTGTAAGTAAGTTATAATTAAAAAATCCGATTTAAGATCATTAATGCATTATTTATTTTCAAAGATTCTCGTATATTTTAATATGGTTAATTTTCCTTCATTAGTAATTTCCAAAGAAAAAACATCCCCCTCATTTATTTTATTTTCTTTGCAAACCTGTGTAGGTATTGTAATATCCAGAGAATCTGTACCGTGATGAGTGCGGGCTTTTACAGTGAATTTTTTACCCATGCTTTCTTAGTAATTTCATGTACATAATTTATTTACTGTACATAATGCACATCATCTAATTTTCTGGAAGCAAACCTAACAAGAGTATTGGGACAGGAATTGGCAACAATTTAAAATATCGATATGCAAAGTCGAATTCAGCCATATTATTTACGCTAGCAGGGCGAGTTGGGAAAAACTCTTTTGGTGTTGTGGGAACAATCAAGACTGCCAAAGAAAGAAGATTTTTTGTCAATCCAAAATGAAATTTATAATAATCACGATAGATGGTTGCACTGTTTCCAAATTGAATCTCTACAAAAACATCATTCTTTTGATAGTCTCCTATTAATTTTGGATTTTCATAAAGCACAGGTTGTGGCTGCCAATTATATTTGAAAAATTCAGCATCAAATGCTTTATTGTATGCTGTTTGATGTTTATACTCGGTGCCGTTTTGCTGAATTTCGAATT from Candidatus Methanoperedens sp. encodes the following:
- a CDS encoding PIN domain-containing protein, with protein sequence MILIDSSVFLKHFLEGDAKAHDFLKNAKDKAVICDIIVNEVIYILMKQYVVNRYDLKHYDAIDHLKKPDIFQEAFDNALVFIKLIKAIDCEVLPDARYFEMMDIMGKYNLLPNDALIAATCRAYGISRVASFDSDLKNLDFIELIEL
- a CDS encoding DNA methyltransferase; amino-acid sequence: MHNIAEFAEEMRKVALECMRVLKPNKHCAILIGDTRRNKHFVPITPRVLMSFLEAGLILREDIIKLQWKMKSTREKWFGKKYDFYLIGHEHLYVFRKPDAGERVTRFRESMKWW
- a CDS encoding class I SAM-dependent methyltransferase — its product is MGVDINPDAVMVARNRLDFVYKPLDAEYKVPEIRTYTGDARSLDLIESESVDLIATHPPYASIIPYSHDREGDLFIKRGVCKAYPNTAQAEVSAFKRAQHR
- a CDS encoding BglII/BstYI family type II restriction endonuclease, whose amino-acid sequence is MKFKKEYFFCSPRLLRNVDEVQEIFSCIDSVKWKPEFEIQQNGTEYKHQTAYNKAFDAEFFKYNWQPQPVLYENPKLIGDYQKNDVFVEIQFGNSATIYRDYYKFHFGLTKNLLSLAVLIVPTTPKEFFPTRPASVNNMAEFDFAYRYFKLLPIPVPILLLGLLPEN